ATTTGCGCGAGGTCTTGAACTCGTGTTTCTTTGGGTTGTGTGCAGGATAATTGGTCTCTGGAGCACCCTAAGCTCGTGTCTAGGATTGAACTTCTGCAGAGAAACATAAAGTATACAACACAGAATACCCTCGTCTTTTCATGCATATTAGGAACTTAAATGAAAATTCTAGCTCTTCTGCTGCAGGCATTATGTTGGGGAGGATCTGGATTCCCTAAGCCTGAGGGAGCTTCAGACTTTGGAGCAACAGCTGGACGCTGCTCTGAGGCGAATACGTACCAGGAAGGTAAGAAAAGTGAATGCTTTTTTCACCGTTTCCTTCCACTCTTTTCATGTTCTTCTTGGAGACATTCGACTCAGTCGTGCTACTTGCACATGCATGCAGAATCAAGTCATGCACGAGTCCATCGCTGAGCTTCGGAAGAAGGTAAACTTCACTGGCCCTTGCCGCCGCTGATCTGTTTCGGTTGACATGCACGAGCATTGTTGCCTGCAAGATTAACCACCCTATATTCAAAGTAGCTGGTCGATCAGGACTTCGTGAAAAGCATAGCTGATGATGTGGGTTTTCCTTTCGTTACAGGAGAAAACATTGCAGGAGCAAAACAGCTTGTTGGCAAAGCAGgtagatttgatagattaaatatatatatatatatatatatatatatatatatatatatatatatattatcacgCATTTTGGGtgcatgattttccttttttttttcactaccGTTTCATTTTCTCTTACTCAAACTCACACAGATCAAGGAAAACGACAAGATAGTCATGGAGCGCTTGCACTTGATTCAACGCTCCTCGGCCCTCGTACTATCCGAGCCTGCTCCAGGCTCGGTGCCCGTCCCATCCTTGGCAGCTGGGTATAACTATAATCTCAGAGACTCTCTTTCAATATTCTGTGCAAACATACACCACGTGTATTGCTGACAACCATGGAGGAGGCTAGGCTGCAAGCCCTCCAGGATTTAAGAGGctagctttttattttattatattttttgaaaagagaaaattcaaattttagttttcaaattttggataaaaataaatttggTATCCCAACTTTTAACTTTTGAGTACACTTGACAGTTTTTTTCAAATTGCTACACATGATAGTCACGTGTCTGACAACTATTGCataaaaaatgccaaaagaaaaatacaaaatatcCTTTTGATATTAAGGTAAATATCATacacagccaaaaaaaaaaaaaaaaaaggagaaaaggaataaa
The genomic region above belongs to Coffea arabica cultivar ET-39 chromosome 7c, Coffea Arabica ET-39 HiFi, whole genome shotgun sequence and contains:
- the LOC113699012 gene encoding truncated transcription factor CAULIFLOWER A isoform X3; protein product: MGRGRVQLKRIENKISRQVTFSKRRSGLLKKANEISVLCDAEVALIVFSTKGKLFEYSTESSMERILERYERYSYAEKRLSGSGPGQQDNWSLEHPKLVSRIELLQRNIKHYVGEDLDSLSLRELQTLEQQLDAALRRIRTRKNQVMHESIAELRKKLVDQDFVKSIADDVGFPFVTGENIAGAKQLVGKADQGKRQDSHGALALDSTLLGPRTIRACSRLGARPILGSWSSCVVVLSR
- the LOC113699012 gene encoding agamous-like MADS-box protein FUL-L isoform X4, coding for MGRGRVQLKRIENKISRQVTFSKRRSGLLKKANEISVLCDAEVALIVFSTKGKLFEYSTESSMERILERYERYSYAEKRLSGSGPGQQDNWSLEHPKLVSRIELLQRNIKHYVGEDLDSLSLRELQTLEQQLDAALRRIRTRKNQVMHESIAELRKKEKTLQEQNSLLAKQIKENDKIVMERLHLIQRSSALVLSEPAPGSVPVPSLAAGLPV